Proteins co-encoded in one Carassius gibelio isolate Cgi1373 ecotype wild population from Czech Republic chromosome A15, carGib1.2-hapl.c, whole genome shotgun sequence genomic window:
- the LOC128029155 gene encoding NLR family CARD domain-containing protein 3 yields the protein MDVGPCSAEIQQRRVELVEDYSKHLTRLLDVLFNVGAVTEEDLSLIKGSAVLGERECIRVLLDVLHGRGEESCRAFLYILPSVQDETTKLGQANRQEHLKKHKDILARQHGLLDYLSIKGQTLGQDQTGCWTDITFSRQAGYASSSQRRHESAGVGDAFRTHADEICIFKDVYENLLCSPASGVNMLSGVAGSGKTTVVRRLVREWAAETNLSKIILSLSFRELNLITQEQSLQDLLSDHYIHLKPFLHELLNSNPTQFLLILDGLDEFCYPLNFEHTPKCSDPERVQPIQSIVVNLIKGNLLPGVSIFLTSRPHAVSKVPPVLVSQFYSLLGFSVDQQKQYFEQNCSSPEAADAVWASVSSHKPLLLMCHIPAFCWIVSTALHDGGSCLCPDSVSAKPGNKEGLGETNQPISSLGSSEENSKPVTISGIYCCFVKSVLLFHVQGRSEGSHHTRLQHAPHVLGEMQPILKSLGAMAFKGLLERRFIFESSDLNSFNLDSTKLSQVFLSEVLKEDRASLTFEKGFHFIHTSVQEFLAALYYVLQSLSGSDPFSGLKPSTGRYLQSAFKQMASAVNKFSRPQHLFRRRIKKALHFGERHQSGHMDLFCRFVSGLLVPRTRLILNGFFPDGPKMHLLRCHPSPEPTPPFLLHLLHSQLQSSTLSPERQVNVCHCLYEAQDPGLSQRLQSWMKVLSQQTSDQSDSGNRDWSELAFLLQLNPDLQVLNLDAQGLDAQGLYQLLPVLPLFSTLSLGQNPLGPEGASVLSLVLRNPDCCIQRLWVVATGLGCEGLKILVEALKENHTVTDLRMAINKIGDVGAGYLADLLRTNRTLTDIRLRDNLVTDKGAEVLMAALKENTTLEYLWLFDNKFTKDGVKKLKEFAKTRPNLDIKVCI from the exons ATGGATGTTGGACCCTGTAGTGCAGAGATTCAACAGCGTCGTGTGGAGCTGGTGGAGGACTACAGCAAACACCTGACACGCCTTCTAGACGTCCTGTTTAATGTGGGTGCAGTGACCGAGGAGGACCTGAGTCTTATTAAAGGTTCAGCTGTTTTGGGTGAGCGAGAATGTATTAGAGTTCTGCTGGATGTGTTACATGGGAGAGGAGAGGAATCATGCAGGGCTTTTCTTTACATACTACCAAGTGTTCAAGATGAGACCACCAAACTAGGACAGGCCAACAGGCAAGAGCATCTAAAAAAACACAAGGACATATTGGCCAGACAGCATGGCCTCTTGGACTATCTCAGCATCAAAGGACAGACATTGGGACAGGATCAGACCGGGTGCTGGACTGATATCACCTTCTCAAGACAAGCTGGTTATGCATCGTCTTCTCAACGCCGACACGAGTCAGCAGGAGTCGGGGATGCTTTCAGGACACATGCAGACGAGATCTGCATTTTCAAGGACGTGTATGAGAATCTGCTGTGCAGCCCAGCGAGTGGTGTGAACATGCTGTCAGGAGTTGCTGGAAGTGGGAAAACCACGGTTGTGAGACGCCTGGTGCGAGAGTGGGCTGCCGAAACCAACTTGTCTAAGATTATCCTATCTCTGTCCTTTCGTGAGTTGAACCTCATAACTCAAGAGCAGAGCTTGCAGGACCTGCTCTCGGATCACTACATCCATCTGAAACCTTTCCTGCATGAGTTACTGAACTCAAACCCAACCCAGTTTTTACTCATCTTGGACGGTCTGGATGAGTTCTGCTACCCTCTTAATTTTGAACACACTCCCAAGTGTTCGGATCCGGAGCGTGTGCAACCTATACAATCCATTGTGGTGAACCTAATCAAAGGCAATCTGCTTCCAGGAGTGTCCATTTTCCTAACTTCCAGACCTCACGCGGTCTCCAAAGTTCCTCCAGTTCTGGTCAGCCAGTTTTACAGTCTGCTCGGTTTCTCTGTCGATCAGCAGAAGCAGTACTTTGAGCAGAACTGCAGTTCTCCCGAGGCTGCCGATGCAGTGTGGGCTTCGGTGTCGTCCCATAAACCCCTTCTCCTCATGTGCCACATTCCCGCGTTCTGTTGGATTGTGTCCACTGCTTTGCATGATGGCGGCTCCTGCCTTTGTCCTGATTCTGTAAGTGCCAAGCCAGGAAACAAAGAAGGCCTTGGggaaaccaaccaaccaatctcTTCATTGGGATCTTCTGAGGAGAACTCAAAACCAGTCACAATCTCTGGAATCTACTGCTGCTTTGTTAAATCTGTCTTGCTATTCCATGTGCAAGGGCGTAGCGAGGGCTCCCATCACACCAGGCTTCAGCACGCCCCTCACGTCCTTGGGGAAATGCAGCCAATCCTAAAAAGCCTGGGAGCTATGGCCTTCAAAGGCCTCTTGGAGAGACGCTTCATCTTTGAAAGCTCTGATTTGAACTCTTTTAATCTGGATAGCACCAAACTCTCACAGGTGTTTCTCTCTGAGGTACTTAAAGAGGATCGAGCATCTCTCACCTTTGAAAAGGGCTTTCATTTTATCCACACTAGCGTGCAGGAGTTTCTTGCTGCCCTGTACTATGTTCTCCAGTCACTCTCAGGATCAGATCCATTTTCAGGCCTCAAACCAAGCACAGGCCGCTACCTTCAATCTGCATTTAAGCAAATGGCATCAGCTGTTAACAAATTCAGCAGACCGCAGCATCTCTTCCGCAGACGTATTAAGAAGGCCCTTCACTTTGGTGAACGACATCAGTCTGGACACATGGATCTTTTCTGCAG GTTTGTAAGTGGCCTGCTGGTTCCTAGAACACGTCTCATCCTAAATGGATTTTTCCCTGATGGGCCCAAGATGCATCTGCTCCGTTGCCACCCCTCTCCAGAGCCGACTCCACCTTTCCTCCTTCATCTCTTACACTCCCAACTCCAGAGCTCCACCCTCAGCCCGGAGAGGCAGGTCAATGTTTGTCACTGTCTATATGAGGCCCAGGACCCTGGTTTGTCACAGCGGCTACAGAGTTGGATGAAGGTTCTTTCACAGCAGACCTCAGATCAGTCCGATTCGGGAAACAGGGACTGGAGCGAGCTGGCTTTCCTGTTACAGCTCAATCCAGATCTGCAGGTTTTAAATTTAGATGCTCAAGGACTCGATGCTCAAGGATTATACCAGCTCCTACCAGTCCTTCCTCTCTTCTCAACACTCAG CCTGGGCCAGAATCCTCTTGGGCCAGAGGGAGCATCTGTGTTATCCCTTGTTCTGAGAAACCCAGATTGTTGCATTCAGAGGCTTTG GGTGGTTGCAACAGGGCTTGGTTGTGAAGGTCTGAAGATCCTCGTAGAAGCGCTGAAAGAAAACCATACTGTGACTGATCTTAG aatGGCCATCAATAAAATTGGAGATGTTGGAGCTGGTTATCTTGCAGACTTGTTGAGGACGAATCGCACACTGACGGATATCAG ACTTCGTGACAACCTAGTGACAGACAAAGGAGCAGAAGTCCTCATGGCTGCCCTGAAAGAGAACACTACATTAGAGTATCTGTG GTTGTTTGACAACAAGTTTACCAAAGATGGTGTCAAGAAACTGAAAGAATTTGCAAAGACCAGACCAAACCTTGACATTAAAGTTTGCATCTGA